From Acipenser ruthenus chromosome 23, fAciRut3.2 maternal haplotype, whole genome shotgun sequence, the proteins below share one genomic window:
- the LOC117412915 gene encoding platelet-activating factor acetylhydrolase 2, cytoplasmic-like isoform X1, with the protein MGVGQSLGLPPGSGPHQVGCTDVMADHTREGSFFRLYYPCKPEEGVEEHPPWIPKYEYVVGMADYMSLNKRWCVPLLNLAFGSLRVPVSWNAPVIPGRRFPLIIFSHGLGAFRTLYSAVCLAMASHGFLVAAVEHRDQSACATYHYQKGPPESPHDPLHEEWVHYRRLEQGEKKFKLRNCQPGHVTSKTQTGLQTERQEQRGVHQRVEECVRALDLLSDINSGKSIPDTLQCHFDLASLKDCVDLQQVGVMGHSFGGATSLVALVKDARFRCAVALDAWMFPIENELYPQVRRPVFFINTESFQTTDSVGKMSRLLAACSPSRIITVLGTVHKSHTDFSFLTGALLSRFVETRGRLEAEKVLEITTRAALAFLHRHLDLEADFDQWDALVEGKGDDDVIPNAPSCLSSL; encoded by the exons ATGGGCGTCGGGCAGTCTCTGGGGCTGCCGCCGGGTTCAGGACCCCATCAAGTGGGCTGCACTGACGTCATGGCGGACCACACCAGAGAG GGGAGTTTTTTCCGCCTGTACTACCCCTGCAAGCCAGAAGAGGGCGTGGAGGAGCATCCCCCATGGATCCCCAAGTATGAGTATGTTGTGGGGATGGCAGACTACATGAGCCTCAACAAGAGATGGTGTGTCCCCCTGCTGAACCTTGCATTCG GGTCGCTCCGGGTGCCTGTCAGCTGGAACGCTCCCGTGATTCCCGGACGCAGGTTCCCACTCATCATCTTCTCCCACGGCCTGGGAGCTTTCCG AACTCTGTACTCTGCCGTGTGTCTGGCGATGGCTTCACACGGCTTCCTAGTGGCTGCAGTGGAGCACAG AGACCAATCAGCCTGTGCCACCTACCACTACCAGAAGGGACCCCCAGAGTCTCCCCACGACCCCCTGCACGAGGAGTGGGTTCATTACCGCAGACTGGAGCAGGGAGAGAAGAAGTTCAAACTGCGGAACTGCCAG CCTGGTCATGTGACCTCCAAAACACAAACAGGGCTTCAGACAGAAAGACAAGAACAGAGGGGG GTTCACCAGCGAGTGGAGGAGTGTGTGCGGGCGCTGGACCTCCTGAGTGACATTAACAGTGGGAAGAGCATCCCTGATACCCTGCAGTGTCACTTCGACCTGGCCAGCCTCAAG GACTGCGTGGATCTGCAGCAGGTGGGGGTGATGGGACACTCGTTTGGGGGAGCAACCTCTCTGGTGGCCCTTGTCAAGGATGCCCGGTTCAG GTGTGCCGTTGCTCTGGATGCCTGGATGTTCCCCATCGAGAATGAGCTCTACCCCCAGGTGAGGCGGCCGGTCTTCTTCATCAACACCGAGAGCTTCCAGACCACAGACAGCGTGGGCAAGATGAGCCGCCTGCTCGCAGCCTGCAGCCCAAGCCGGATCATCACAGTGCT CGGGACGGTGCATAAGAGCCACACTGACTTCTCGTTCCTGACGGGGGCGCTGCTGAGCAGATTTGTCGAGACCAGGGGCAGGCTAGAGGCCGAGAAGGTTCTGGAGATCACCACCAGGGCGGCGCTAGCGTTCCTGCACAGACACCTGG ATCTGGAAGCAGACTTTGACCAGTGGGATGCCCTGGTTGAAGGCAAAGGGGATGATGATGTCATTCCTAATGCCCCTTCCTGCCTGAGCAGCCTATGA
- the LOC117412915 gene encoding platelet-activating factor acetylhydrolase 2, cytoplasmic-like isoform X2 has translation MGVGQSLGLPPGSGPHQVGCTDVMADHTREGSFFRLYYPCKPEEGVEEHPPWIPKYEYVVGMADYMSLNKRWCVPLLNLAFGSLRVPVSWNAPVIPGRRFPLIIFSHGLGAFRTLYSAVCLAMASHGFLVAAVEHRDQSACATYHYQKGPPESPHDPLHEEWVHYRRLEQGEKKFKLRNCQVHQRVEECVRALDLLSDINSGKSIPDTLQCHFDLASLKDCVDLQQVGVMGHSFGGATSLVALVKDARFRCAVALDAWMFPIENELYPQVRRPVFFINTESFQTTDSVGKMSRLLAACSPSRIITVLGTVHKSHTDFSFLTGALLSRFVETRGRLEAEKVLEITTRAALAFLHRHLDLEADFDQWDALVEGKGDDDVIPNAPSCLSSL, from the exons ATGGGCGTCGGGCAGTCTCTGGGGCTGCCGCCGGGTTCAGGACCCCATCAAGTGGGCTGCACTGACGTCATGGCGGACCACACCAGAGAG GGGAGTTTTTTCCGCCTGTACTACCCCTGCAAGCCAGAAGAGGGCGTGGAGGAGCATCCCCCATGGATCCCCAAGTATGAGTATGTTGTGGGGATGGCAGACTACATGAGCCTCAACAAGAGATGGTGTGTCCCCCTGCTGAACCTTGCATTCG GGTCGCTCCGGGTGCCTGTCAGCTGGAACGCTCCCGTGATTCCCGGACGCAGGTTCCCACTCATCATCTTCTCCCACGGCCTGGGAGCTTTCCG AACTCTGTACTCTGCCGTGTGTCTGGCGATGGCTTCACACGGCTTCCTAGTGGCTGCAGTGGAGCACAG AGACCAATCAGCCTGTGCCACCTACCACTACCAGAAGGGACCCCCAGAGTCTCCCCACGACCCCCTGCACGAGGAGTGGGTTCATTACCGCAGACTGGAGCAGGGAGAGAAGAAGTTCAAACTGCGGAACTGCCAG GTTCACCAGCGAGTGGAGGAGTGTGTGCGGGCGCTGGACCTCCTGAGTGACATTAACAGTGGGAAGAGCATCCCTGATACCCTGCAGTGTCACTTCGACCTGGCCAGCCTCAAG GACTGCGTGGATCTGCAGCAGGTGGGGGTGATGGGACACTCGTTTGGGGGAGCAACCTCTCTGGTGGCCCTTGTCAAGGATGCCCGGTTCAG GTGTGCCGTTGCTCTGGATGCCTGGATGTTCCCCATCGAGAATGAGCTCTACCCCCAGGTGAGGCGGCCGGTCTTCTTCATCAACACCGAGAGCTTCCAGACCACAGACAGCGTGGGCAAGATGAGCCGCCTGCTCGCAGCCTGCAGCCCAAGCCGGATCATCACAGTGCT CGGGACGGTGCATAAGAGCCACACTGACTTCTCGTTCCTGACGGGGGCGCTGCTGAGCAGATTTGTCGAGACCAGGGGCAGGCTAGAGGCCGAGAAGGTTCTGGAGATCACCACCAGGGCGGCGCTAGCGTTCCTGCACAGACACCTGG ATCTGGAAGCAGACTTTGACCAGTGGGATGCCCTGGTTGAAGGCAAAGGGGATGATGATGTCATTCCTAATGCCCCTTCCTGCCTGAGCAGCCTATGA